Proteins encoded by one window of Archaeoglobus veneficus SNP6:
- a CDS encoding Lrp/AsnC family transcriptional regulator, whose protein sequence is MDNEKTLEILRILEDNARLSSEEISEMTGYTPKEIDEIVKKAEERGIILKYKTLVDWEKAGEEIVYAVIDVRVTLTREKNYDDIAKRIAKFPEVHAVRLVSGDYDFQVVVKGKSLKEVAFFVAEKISTIPEVLTTVTHFVLRSYKEEGVLLFKDEEDRRLAIVP, encoded by the coding sequence ATGGATAATGAAAAAACTCTCGAAATTCTCAGGATACTCGAAGACAACGCAAGACTGAGCAGTGAGGAAATTTCGGAAATGACAGGCTACACACCAAAAGAGATAGATGAGATAGTAAAGAAGGCCGAAGAGAGAGGCATCATTCTCAAGTACAAGACCCTCGTAGACTGGGAAAAGGCTGGAGAGGAAATTGTTTACGCGGTTATAGACGTGAGGGTTACACTCACCAGGGAAAAGAACTACGATGACATAGCAAAGAGAATAGCCAAGTTTCCAGAAGTTCACGCAGTAAGGCTCGTAAGCGGTGATTACGACTTTCAGGTTGTTGTGAAGGGAAAAAGTCTCAAGGAGGTAGCTTTCTTCGTTGCGGAAAAGATTTCAACGATTCCGGAAGTCCTCACAACAGTAACCCACTTCGTGCTGAGGAGCTACAAGGAGGAAGGCGTGCTCCTCTTCAAAGACGAAGAGGACAGGAGGCTCGCAATTGTCCCGTGA
- the sfsA gene encoding DNA/RNA nuclease SfsA: MSISGLIDGNFIRRDNRFLVTVEINGRPVKAHLKDPGRLKELLVEGNRVLLKERDGKNRKTRYDVIAIYAGVPVIVNSGLHSALAEKIIPQIFRCGIAKREFTFLGSRIDFLLDCHALLEVKGCTLVKDSIAYFPDAPTERGLKHILTLIKAMEMSYSSKILFLVTRPDARVLKPNRETHPEFADALNEAMNKGVEVRAVLLELVLKGHEAEIVLKGEIPVKPG, from the coding sequence ATGTCTATAAGCGGACTAATCGACGGGAATTTCATCAGGAGGGACAACAGGTTTCTCGTCACCGTCGAAATTAATGGTAGACCGGTAAAAGCGCATCTGAAAGATCCGGGAAGACTGAAAGAGCTTCTCGTTGAAGGAAACAGAGTTTTGCTCAAAGAGAGGGATGGAAAAAACAGAAAAACTCGCTACGACGTAATTGCCATTTATGCAGGCGTGCCGGTGATTGTAAACTCAGGCCTGCATTCGGCACTCGCAGAGAAAATCATTCCCCAGATTTTCAGATGCGGGATTGCCAAGAGAGAATTCACGTTTTTAGGAAGCAGAATAGATTTTCTGCTGGATTGTCACGCTCTGCTCGAAGTTAAGGGCTGCACGCTTGTTAAAGACAGCATAGCGTACTTTCCAGATGCTCCAACGGAGAGGGGGTTAAAACACATTCTCACGCTGATTAAAGCTATGGAAATGAGTTACTCGTCGAAGATTCTTTTTCTCGTTACGCGTCCCGACGCGAGAGTTCTAAAACCAAACAGAGAAACACATCCAGAGTTTGCGGATGCCCTTAACGAGGCCATGAATAAAGGGGTCGAGGTAAGAGCAGTTCTTCTTGAGCTTGTCCTGAAAGGACATGAAGCAGAGATAGTATTGAAGGGAGAAATTCCAGTGAAACCTGGATGA
- a CDS encoding RNA-guided endonuclease InsQ/TnpB family protein codes for MFPKKEVQLTVVGKVFKPNRKKVLALNRCLEEYFKLVSWYLNFNSTSKTFLHKNGYEKAKQLFNLNTALIQTARDKAVEILKSFNEKKKEGKVKPKPKLKRISIRFDKRCYSFANTTNKLTPYWLTLSLNRKERVTLPVVFGERQKKFIEEALQGKWQFCTVEVVKRNGEWYAHFVLKKEVEFDEPETVIGVDLGEWNVATAVAISKQSKPMKGQFWSGAGIREIRGKYSHIRRNLQRKKRLDLVKQIGHKEERIVNQQLHVIANEIVAYAKQFEKPVIAIEELNGIRENMNSSAKLNRRLHAWGFRKLQQYIEYKANLEGIPVVYVNPKDTSKRCHRCGHVAQANGREFRCPKCGLRYNRDLNAAINIAHALMRGMGWGSCEPPELPDEVLTQSQDRTGEAPCVSVG; via the coding sequence ATGTTCCCAAAGAAAGAAGTTCAGCTAACTGTGGTGGGAAAAGTTTTCAAGCCAAACAGGAAGAAAGTTTTAGCCTTAAACAGGTGCTTAGAAGAATATTTCAAACTTGTGAGCTGGTATCTTAACTTCAATTCGACATCAAAGACATTTCTGCACAAGAACGGTTACGAGAAAGCAAAGCAACTATTCAACCTAAACACTGCCTTAATCCAGACAGCGAGAGACAAAGCTGTGGAAATTCTAAAGAGTTTCAACGAAAAGAAGAAAGAGGGTAAAGTTAAACCGAAACCGAAGCTGAAGAGGATTTCAATTAGGTTTGATAAGAGATGTTACTCTTTCGCTAATACTACTAACAAGTTAACACCATACTGGCTAACTCTGAGCCTGAATCGCAAGGAGAGAGTAACCCTACCAGTAGTTTTTGGTGAAAGACAAAAGAAGTTCATAGAAGAAGCCTTACAGGGCAAATGGCAATTCTGTACGGTAGAGGTGGTAAAGAGGAATGGAGAATGGTATGCTCATTTCGTGCTCAAGAAAGAAGTAGAATTCGATGAACCAGAGACGGTCATTGGTGTGGATTTGGGAGAATGGAATGTTGCTACTGCTGTTGCCATTTCTAAGCAATCAAAACCAATGAAGGGTCAGTTCTGGAGCGGTGCAGGGATAAGGGAAATCAGAGGGAAGTACTCGCATATTCGAAGAAATCTACAGAGAAAGAAGAGGTTAGATTTGGTTAAGCAGATTGGACACAAAGAGGAGAGAATCGTGAACCAGCAATTGCACGTAATAGCGAATGAAATCGTAGCTTACGCTAAACAATTCGAGAAGCCAGTAATAGCAATAGAGGAACTTAATGGAATTAGAGAGAACATGAACAGTTCAGCAAAGCTTAACAGAAGGTTGCACGCTTGGGGCTTTCGGAAATTACAGCAATACATCGAATACAAAGCCAATCTCGAAGGAATACCTGTGGTATATGTTAATCCCAAGGATACATCAAAAAGATGTCATAGATGCGGGCATGTTGCCCAAGCTAATGGCAGAGAGTTCAGGTGTCCTAAATGTGGTTTGAGATACAATCGAGATTTGAATGCTGCGATAAACATAGCCCATGCCTTAATGAGAGGCATGGGATGGGGGAGCTGTGAACCCCCCGAACTCCCAGATGAAGTCCTGACGCAAAGTCAGGACAGAACGGGAGAAGCCCCATGCGTAAGCGTGGGGTAG
- a CDS encoding 2,3-bisphosphoglycerate-independent phosphoglycerate mutase: MKKILMVIVDGLADRPIDGKTPLSVANKPNMDKIAAMGINGIMDTIAPGIRPGSDTGHLALLGYDPYKYYSGRGPIEAAGAGINIKPGDVAFRVNFGTVEGEGSIFDKVVVDRRAGRISDTDELVKAVCEGVRLDVEYIFRRGSGHRGALVLKGEGLSDKISDTDPHEIGAKVWRCKPLDDSEEAKRTAEIVNSFMEQSHRILDSHPLNVERAKKGLLKANVLLLRGAGMCPHIPPFEEKYGMKLAVVAGTTLIKGVGRIVKGDIIEVEGATGNKYTNLDGKIKAAIEALNTHDFVLLHIKATDELGHDGDFDGKREFIEKLDKAIEPLLSLDFSKVCMIFTADHSTPVMAKEHTADPVPIAIVHEGVRVDEVTTFSEFEAYKGGLCRIRGRDAINIALDLTDRAKKFGA; encoded by the coding sequence ATGAAGAAAATCCTGATGGTAATTGTTGACGGACTCGCTGATAGACCAATCGATGGAAAAACGCCTTTGAGCGTTGCAAACAAACCAAACATGGATAAAATTGCTGCTATGGGTATTAACGGGATTATGGACACAATAGCTCCCGGTATAAGGCCGGGGAGCGATACAGGTCATTTGGCTCTGCTCGGGTACGACCCCTACAAGTACTATTCTGGCAGGGGGCCGATAGAGGCTGCTGGAGCGGGAATAAACATTAAGCCAGGAGACGTTGCGTTCCGTGTCAATTTCGGGACTGTCGAGGGAGAAGGAAGCATTTTTGACAAGGTTGTCGTTGATAGAAGGGCTGGCAGAATAAGCGACACCGACGAGCTTGTTAAGGCAGTTTGCGAGGGTGTAAGGCTCGATGTCGAGTATATATTCAGGAGAGGGAGTGGTCACCGAGGAGCCCTCGTGCTAAAGGGGGAAGGACTTTCTGATAAAATAAGCGACACCGATCCCCATGAAATTGGGGCGAAGGTCTGGAGGTGTAAGCCCTTAGACGACAGCGAGGAGGCGAAAAGGACTGCGGAAATCGTGAATTCGTTCATGGAGCAGAGCCATCGCATCCTCGACTCGCATCCCCTCAACGTGGAGAGGGCGAAAAAAGGATTGTTGAAGGCGAACGTTCTGCTCTTGCGCGGCGCAGGCATGTGCCCGCACATACCGCCTTTTGAAGAGAAGTACGGGATGAAGCTCGCAGTAGTTGCGGGAACCACGCTTATAAAGGGTGTTGGTAGAATAGTCAAAGGTGACATAATAGAGGTGGAAGGCGCAACTGGAAACAAATACACAAACCTCGATGGTAAGATTAAGGCAGCAATTGAAGCCTTGAATACGCACGACTTCGTTCTGCTTCATATCAAAGCTACAGATGAGCTGGGCCACGATGGAGACTTCGATGGAAAAAGGGAGTTCATAGAGAAGCTTGACAAGGCAATAGAACCTCTCCTCAGCCTTGACTTCTCGAAGGTCTGCATGATATTCACCGCCGATCATTCGACGCCTGTAATGGCGAAGGAACACACCGCCGATCCTGTACCGATAGCCATCGTGCACGAGGGTGTGAGAGTTGATGAGGTGACGACGTTTTCAGAGTTCGAAGCCTACAAAGGCGGGCTCTGCAGGATAAGGGGTAGAGACGCGATAAACATAGCCCTCGATCTAACGGATAGGGCGAAGAAGTTTGGGGCTTAG
- a CDS encoding zinc ribbon domain-containing protein: MSLPPALNAQNVVCREQWSKKLAMTGASLLDRWMDWQRNKYYFVTCSNCGYTEVYDAEVLEGKKGKLDDIFDLIFGS; the protein is encoded by the coding sequence ATGAGCTTGCCACCCGCTTTAAATGCCCAAAATGTGGTGTGCAGAGAGCAGTGGTCAAAAAAACTTGCAATGACTGGAGCCAGCCTTCTTGACAGATGGATGGACTGGCAAAGAAACAAATACTACTTCGTAACCTGCTCAAACTGTGGCTACACTGAGGTGTACGACGCAGAAGTTCTTGAAGGAAAGAAGGGGAAACTTGATGATATATTTGACCTGATATTCGGTAGCTGA